In a single window of the Cupriavidus sp. P-10 genome:
- a CDS encoding ABC transporter permease — protein sequence MAFRNDSKSMLRVWQLLVLVVILGVWHFATRSQQVAFFFGEPLMVAQRIWNWFFIERDIYLHLGVTLLETVLAFGIGTVAGLGVGLWLALSPMTSAILDPYVKAMNSMPRVILAPIFAVWFGLGIWSKVALAVTLVFFIVFFNVYQGVKEVSPVVLANARMLGANRHQLLRHVYLPSATSWVFSSLHTSVGLAFVGAVVGEYLGSARGVGYLILQAEGTFDINTVFAGIVVLTAFALMLDWMVGIGEKRLMKWQPRSGETEKL from the coding sequence ATGGCATTCCGTAACGACTCCAAAAGCATGCTGCGCGTCTGGCAGCTGCTGGTGCTGGTGGTGATCCTGGGCGTCTGGCACTTCGCCACGCGCTCGCAGCAGGTTGCCTTCTTCTTCGGCGAGCCGCTGATGGTCGCGCAGCGGATCTGGAACTGGTTCTTCATTGAGCGCGATATCTACCTGCACCTTGGCGTGACGCTGCTCGAGACGGTGCTGGCCTTCGGCATCGGCACGGTGGCGGGGCTGGGCGTGGGCCTGTGGCTGGCCTTGAGCCCGATGACTTCGGCCATCCTGGATCCCTACGTCAAGGCGATGAACTCGATGCCGCGCGTGATCCTGGCGCCGATCTTCGCGGTATGGTTCGGCCTCGGGATCTGGTCGAAGGTGGCGCTGGCGGTGACGCTGGTGTTCTTCATCGTCTTCTTCAACGTCTACCAGGGCGTCAAGGAAGTGAGCCCGGTGGTGCTCGCCAACGCGCGCATGCTGGGCGCAAACCGGCATCAGCTGTTGCGCCACGTGTACCTGCCGAGCGCGACCAGCTGGGTGTTTTCGTCGCTCCATACCTCGGTCGGGCTGGCTTTTGTCGGCGCGGTGGTGGGCGAGTACCTGGGCTCCGCTCGCGGCGTGGGCTACCTGATTCTGCAGGCCGAGGGCACGTTCGACATCAACACGGTGTTCGCCGGCATCGTGGTGCTGACGGCGTTTGCGCTCATGCTGGACTGGATGGTCGGCATCGGCGAGAAGCGGCTGATGAAGTGGCAGCCCAGGAGCGGGGAGACGGAGAAGCTCTGA
- a CDS encoding ABC transporter ATP-binding protein, translated as MSIPALSLDKVTCTFVSRDDRSQRYTAVKDVTLSIQPGEFVSVVGPTGCGKSTLLNVGAGLLEPSSGEVRVFGEPLRGINRRAGYMFQTEALMPWRSALDNVVAGLEFRGVARAEAVRQGEEWLRRVGLGGFGDRYPHQLSGGMRKRVALAQTLVLDPDIILMDEPFSALDIQTRQLMENEVLDLWAAKRKAVLFITHDLDEAIAMSDRVVVLSAGPATHPIGEFAIDLPRPRDVAEIRNHPRFVELHAAIWDVLREEVLKGYAQQRKVA; from the coding sequence ATGAGCATTCCCGCACTTTCCCTCGACAAGGTCACCTGCACCTTTGTCTCGCGCGATGACCGCAGCCAGCGCTATACCGCGGTCAAGGACGTCACGCTGTCGATCCAGCCTGGCGAGTTCGTCTCGGTGGTCGGCCCGACCGGCTGCGGCAAGTCGACGCTGCTGAATGTCGGCGCCGGCCTGCTGGAGCCCTCCAGCGGCGAGGTACGCGTGTTCGGCGAGCCGCTGCGCGGCATCAACCGGCGCGCCGGCTACATGTTCCAGACCGAGGCGCTGATGCCGTGGCGCAGCGCGCTCGACAACGTCGTCGCGGGGCTCGAATTCCGCGGCGTGGCGCGCGCCGAGGCCGTACGGCAGGGCGAGGAATGGCTGCGCCGCGTGGGCCTGGGCGGTTTCGGCGACCGTTATCCGCACCAGCTCTCGGGAGGCATGCGCAAGCGCGTGGCGCTGGCGCAGACCCTGGTGCTGGACCCGGACATCATCCTGATGGACGAGCCGTTCTCCGCGCTCGATATCCAGACTCGGCAGCTGATGGAAAACGAGGTGCTGGACCTGTGGGCCGCCAAGCGCAAGGCCGTGCTGTTCATCACCCACGACCTCGACGAGGCCATCGCCATGAGCGACCGCGTGGTGGTGCTGTCGGCGGGTCCGGCCACGCATCCCATCGGCGAGTTCGCCATCGACCTGCCGCGCCCGCGCGACGTGGCCGAGATCCGCAACCATCCGCGCTTTGTCGAATTGCACGCCGCGATCTGGGACGTGCTGCGCGAGGAAGTGCTCAAGGGCTATGCGCAACAGCGCAAGGTGGCCTGA